From Marinoscillum sp. 108, a single genomic window includes:
- a CDS encoding TonB-dependent receptor domain-containing protein, which yields MKSLLILSISLLCVAFGAHSQTITGKVVDENHEPLIGATVLEEGTQNGVITDVEGQFTLTLQSPKSQIHISYTGYKSLVVAAQSGDPIHVILATSEESLDEVVVTGSSTFMDKLEPRHVEVITSAELTKAACCNLSESFDTNASVDVSYTDGVSGAKSIRMLGLDGRYVQINRENIPHVRGLIGRYGMGYVPGTWVQSIDVGKGAGTVVNGYESMSGQINVELQKPENSEKLYLNGYVNSMGRVELNANHAADLTDKWSTAVLLHADYLGNEVDGNEDGFMDLPKSRQLNLMNRYKYVGERVRSQIGIQVMRDEKAGGQVGFGFGDDFQTSPEYGFSNNTTRVEFFGKTGILYPHKPYQGWGLIYSGAYTDIDAGFGRDAYQGTEKTLYGNAIYQNVIGNTFHQYKTGVSILYDDFDESYADSAFSRQEIVPGTFFEYSYLPGDDFTLVAGVRTDFHNLYGTFFTPRLHTRYQITDQTALRLAIGRGYRVGNPLVENTNALVSNRQLVVMENLNPEVSWNMGGSLSSQLSMGGKKIDLIADYFYTTFENQLIYDMDQNSQRVLIYNLDGSSYAHSFQLEAKYQVNEFLGVKGAYKYYDVRSTIDGQLRKLPFISRDRFFLNASYATKYDKWEADATIQWFGTKRLPNTTDKPGEFQRSSETPDFFLVNAQISRGYRWGNIYLGSENLLNFKQDDPIIDPENPFGSNFDASLVWAPIVGRMVYAGFRYKIKR from the coding sequence ATGAAATCATTATTAATTTTATCTATCTCACTTTTATGCGTTGCTTTTGGCGCACATTCTCAAACCATCACCGGAAAGGTAGTAGACGAAAACCATGAGCCATTAATTGGTGCCACCGTACTGGAAGAAGGCACCCAAAATGGAGTGATTACTGATGTAGAAGGACAATTCACACTCACACTTCAATCCCCCAAATCTCAAATCCATATTTCATACACCGGATATAAGTCTCTGGTAGTCGCTGCTCAGTCAGGTGATCCTATTCATGTCATACTGGCCACATCTGAAGAATCTCTGGACGAAGTAGTGGTCACTGGCTCCAGCACATTCATGGACAAACTGGAGCCCCGCCATGTAGAAGTAATTACGAGTGCGGAGCTCACAAAAGCCGCATGTTGTAACCTATCCGAAAGCTTCGATACCAATGCCTCCGTGGATGTATCCTACACTGATGGCGTAAGTGGTGCCAAATCTATCAGGATGTTGGGACTGGATGGACGCTACGTGCAGATCAACCGTGAAAACATCCCCCATGTACGTGGGCTCATCGGCAGATATGGAATGGGCTATGTACCTGGTACATGGGTACAATCCATTGATGTGGGAAAAGGAGCTGGCACGGTGGTCAATGGCTATGAATCGATGTCCGGCCAGATCAATGTGGAGCTGCAAAAACCAGAGAACAGCGAAAAGCTCTACCTCAATGGGTACGTCAACTCTATGGGAAGAGTGGAGTTGAATGCCAACCATGCGGCTGACCTTACCGACAAATGGAGTACCGCCGTTCTACTGCACGCTGACTACCTGGGCAATGAAGTGGACGGAAATGAAGATGGGTTTATGGACCTTCCCAAATCAAGGCAACTCAACCTGATGAACCGGTATAAATATGTGGGCGAGAGGGTGAGATCTCAGATAGGTATACAGGTCATGAGAGATGAAAAAGCCGGCGGTCAGGTGGGTTTTGGATTTGGAGATGATTTCCAGACCTCACCGGAATATGGTTTTTCCAACAACACGACTCGTGTTGAATTTTTTGGCAAAACGGGGATTCTCTATCCACATAAACCTTACCAGGGCTGGGGACTTATATACTCCGGTGCGTACACCGACATTGATGCGGGATTTGGAAGAGACGCTTATCAGGGTACCGAGAAAACCCTCTATGGGAATGCAATCTATCAAAACGTGATTGGCAACACCTTTCATCAGTACAAAACGGGGGTGAGTATCCTTTATGATGATTTCGATGAAAGCTATGCAGACTCAGCATTTTCCAGACAAGAAATCGTGCCCGGAACCTTTTTTGAGTACTCCTACCTTCCTGGTGACGATTTTACCTTAGTTGCCGGTGTGAGAACCGACTTTCACAACCTCTACGGCACTTTCTTCACACCCAGACTTCACACCCGCTATCAGATCACCGATCAGACAGCCCTGCGCCTGGCTATTGGTAGAGGATACAGGGTAGGAAATCCTTTGGTTGAAAACACCAACGCCCTGGTCTCCAATCGCCAGCTGGTGGTGATGGAAAACCTGAACCCGGAAGTTTCCTGGAATATGGGTGGGAGCCTTTCTTCGCAACTCTCGATGGGTGGTAAAAAGATCGACCTGATTGCCGACTATTTCTATACGACCTTTGAAAACCAGCTGATCTATGACATGGACCAGAATTCTCAGCGCGTGCTGATTTACAACCTGGATGGTAGCTCGTATGCCCACAGCTTTCAGCTGGAGGCCAAATATCAGGTGAACGAGTTTCTGGGAGTCAAAGGAGCCTACAAGTACTATGACGTCAGGTCTACCATTGATGGCCAATTGAGAAAACTCCCATTTATCTCCAGAGATCGCTTTTTCCTAAACGCCTCTTATGCCACCAAATACGACAAGTGGGAGGCCGATGCCACCATCCAGTGGTTTGGCACCAAAAGATTACCCAATACCACAGACAAACCCGGTGAATTTCAACGATCCTCTGAAACGCCCGACTTCTTTTTGGTCAATGCTCAGATAAGCCGTGGGTACAGGTGGGGAAATATATACCTGGGCTCTGAGAACCTACTCAACTTCAAACAGGATGATCCAATCATTGATCCTGAAAACCCATTTGGCAGCAACTTTGATGCTTCTTTGGTATGGGCACCCATCGTGGGCAGAATGGTTTATGCTGGCTTTCGTTACAAGATTAAAAGATAA
- the gndA gene encoding NADP-dependent phosphogluconate dehydrogenase, whose product MADQYDFGLVGLGVMGRNFILNVADHGFSSMGLDTDDEKVNALKAEGAHVNVNGSTDSVTFLKALKTPRKIMLLVPAGKPVDSVIETLLPNLEKGDIIIDGGNSYFEDTERRITYLEEKGIHFFGAGVSGGAKGARRGPSIMPGGNKEAYEHVRTIFEAASAKVNDEPCVEYMGRGSAGNYVKMVHNGIEYGLMQLISEIYDVAKKGIGYSNEKLAHLFDEWNRGELQSFLVEITAEIFKKKDDLTGKDLVDMILDKAKQKGTGKWTSQNAMDLGIPIPTVDAAVTMRAISALKDQRVDADAVYHTPSLGNDKPDAQTLEHALQFAYIVTYAQGMSQLAAASKEYNYGLNLETIAKIWRGGCIIRATLLEDIRKAFDKNPNLANLMLDDNFVKTLKTIEGDARIVVQFAVGSGIPVAGLASAVSYFDAFRSGNLPLNLIQAQRDHFGSHTYERTDREGIFHTEW is encoded by the coding sequence ATGGCAGATCAATATGACTTTGGGCTAGTAGGTTTAGGCGTAATGGGAAGAAATTTTATTCTGAATGTGGCAGATCATGGGTTTTCTTCCATGGGTCTGGACACGGATGATGAAAAGGTGAATGCGCTAAAGGCAGAAGGAGCTCACGTGAATGTCAATGGTTCTACTGATTCTGTTACGTTTTTGAAAGCACTCAAGACTCCAAGGAAAATCATGCTCCTGGTACCTGCCGGAAAACCGGTGGATTCGGTTATCGAAACATTGCTCCCCAATCTTGAAAAGGGTGACATCATCATCGACGGAGGAAACTCTTACTTTGAAGACACAGAACGAAGGATTACTTACCTGGAAGAGAAAGGTATCCACTTTTTTGGCGCTGGAGTATCCGGTGGAGCCAAAGGAGCCCGCCGCGGGCCTAGTATCATGCCTGGTGGAAACAAAGAAGCCTACGAGCATGTACGCACCATTTTTGAAGCGGCATCTGCCAAGGTGAACGACGAACCTTGTGTAGAGTATATGGGCCGTGGATCAGCGGGCAACTATGTGAAAATGGTTCATAATGGCATAGAATACGGTCTGATGCAGCTGATCTCAGAAATATACGATGTAGCCAAAAAAGGAATTGGTTACTCTAATGAAAAGCTTGCTCATCTTTTTGATGAATGGAATCGTGGGGAGTTGCAGTCATTTCTGGTGGAGATCACCGCTGAAATTTTCAAGAAGAAAGATGACCTTACCGGCAAAGACCTGGTGGACATGATCCTGGATAAAGCCAAACAGAAAGGTACTGGCAAATGGACCTCTCAAAATGCGATGGATCTGGGGATTCCTATCCCAACAGTGGATGCAGCGGTAACTATGCGAGCCATCTCGGCGCTAAAGGATCAGCGCGTAGATGCGGATGCAGTATATCATACCCCCTCGCTTGGCAATGACAAACCAGATGCTCAAACGCTGGAGCATGCGCTGCAATTTGCCTACATCGTGACCTATGCTCAGGGGATGTCTCAGCTGGCTGCCGCCTCCAAAGAGTACAACTACGGCCTCAATCTGGAGACCATTGCCAAGATATGGAGAGGTGGCTGTATCATTAGGGCTACCCTGCTGGAAGATATCAGAAAGGCATTTGATAAAAACCCTAACCTGGCAAATCTGATGCTGGACGACAATTTTGTGAAAACCCTCAAAACGATTGAAGGTGATGCCAGAATCGTGGTGCAATTTGCAGTGGGCAGTGGCATACCGGTGGCCGGGCTGGCATCCGCAGTGAGTTATTTTGATGCTTTCCGCTCAGGAAATCTGCCATTAAACCTCATTCAGGCACAGCGAGACCATTTTGGTTCGCATACCTATGAACGCACAGACCGTGAAGGAATTTTCCATACTGAATGGTAA
- a CDS encoding T9SS type A sorting domain-containing protein yields the protein MRFSFHYPVQYFTLVTLCLIPFLGLSQSTSWTGLTDTKWRTSTNWTNGVPDETTDVIIGDVNFIGLNQPTVAKGKGTGACKSLTVGNGAKTCELTIKDGFDIAGDLIIGSNGTIEDDGGRLSIVGDWTNSGSYTATGSNRRIYFAGTTQTIGGSSVTNFEKLYINAGSSVTLAQNIINSSFIDLSGTFNPTENYAVSGTGSIKIKAGGVLKVMASTFATNYTNSGGTNPSKSTSLIDYTSSSVNQTIDNSINYRILQISGGMTKTLSGNTTIQNDLLINGGTLDVSTFSADRNSAGGSLVIAGGASLKIGGTNTFPADYTSHTLATTSTVEYYGANQTVTSEAYGNLTLSSSSGSVVKTLPGTTLNIAGNFTASASAGTLGFTALNTMTIAGNVSLSASSTFEGSTFTHSLSGNWTNNGTFNGCGGTLNFNGASATMSGSGTNNFGNLVINGSGTVLHQNSSLSLCGNFSTVNGGSFVHTAGGTGNITTTGTSKTISGSNITLNNLIISTGSISTTSTLTLAGDLTVNGPLSASAGNITFSGTGKTISGSSTIQLAGVEVTGSLSTARDLLVSSNLSVPGSFTATAGQVTFNGTSTFSGTANIYDLLITTTGSLEMGSNSVLGIAGTTTLDAGGTFDAATNVPNTIEYNGSIAQSTVFPTFHNLILSGGNTKTPSSALTINGDFTLGGSTTFEAGAFTHSIGGNWTNSGTFTANTSTITLNGSNDSQLTGATTFNDLTVNKTNNSVITLNNSINAVNLTMTSGDILTGANSVTLTGNRTGAGLVTGTITRNLTYATSTDYAFEGPHSFINFSSITGSITSITMTSTIGPNSTFASAASINRTYDISVTGSTTYNATLSLHYEQAELNGNVEGAMTFWNDGGTATWVDATNLNTTFDNTDNWVAKSGLTDLLNKWTISEGLVIYSWDGSVDTSWSTADNWTPSGIPGIQDVVHIGDLIFTNQPTISTSENIKKIYFNSTTPGTLTMAAGATLIVQGNIDGIWSIDANHTINVGAQTLTTLSDIVLSNGIANREIDLNISTGTVNISGSLTQSEANITFTDAGNINIDGDFNYVSGTFTPGTSTVTFSGSGFQEIGGVTYNDLVIDKPSGTATISTAVTVNNNLTLTDASHLDLEGTLSVVGNIDIGVGTILNVPASSTINLGGNWVLSGSFVPGSGTVNFNGSGAQSVVATTFNDLSVNKASGTLTLLDDLIINGDVSIQNGAVEVSTYDVSRSTEGGTVSLGAGASARFGGTSLQINNFSNLITDPTSTIEFYTTSSRIIPPVSYGNLTITGGGSNAKIMVGPTSVSGTLTVSSGSTLTAPSTTLTLGGDFVMDGTFNASGGTLILNGTGNTIDGDITYDDIVVNGSYDLASGSATINGNLEVSSTGDFDAGVIPIVSYGDFTNSGIVISDGTVTFAGTQTQTLRLLSAITSSSTGIINFNGSFPQVFNSTSSPQFATVNINNTAPIVASQPWTVVVEMNVAAAASWDGGPLDHTFYGNFTNNGTVSSDGKLTFNPSSPVNINLGTNFTTTKEVEFGGTGLITLTDSNPMFESVTVSNSHAAGLSPLTNWTIAQDLLIKSGAQLNGGALSHAVSGSWTNNGTFNGETSTVTFDSSGGTDAINGSGANNFNNLIFATGTTMDVLADVNITADFTNNGTLVSLIDQLVKFEGSGASILGGTATTIFDGLEIDKSANDVQMTVDAEIAGDLILTNGPLDLNGNTLSVSNTLSTAVSRTNGYVLSENTSFNSVMAWTIGNNVATYNFPFGNASGDYIPFVFDLNSGDAGVVSLATYPTSSGNLPLPPGVDHVNTDGGTDNSENTVDRFYLINLTGATSPNADITFNASAAEVGTISDLLAQRWNGDWEAPKAGQTSGATSVTVPGVTEFSPWAISGNSVPLPVELISFKGQQQGSNAILQWATATERDNDYFEVLKSSDGQSFTPIAKVQGTGNSSTLQEYSLVDQSPAPGVSYYQLRQVDYDGAFSMSKVVSVRMIDPDWDISVYPNPASDFIHLVSNDDYSNEVSLVLYDQQGRVKMEKVLSEVHANQVFEMDIQALSSGLYIMKVYGPTFTKILKVYIQ from the coding sequence ATGAGATTCTCATTTCATTACCCGGTTCAATATTTCACTCTGGTGACCCTGTGCCTAATCCCATTTTTGGGGCTTAGTCAGTCAACTTCCTGGACGGGACTCACAGATACCAAGTGGAGGACATCAACCAATTGGACAAATGGTGTGCCTGACGAAACCACCGACGTTATCATCGGAGACGTGAACTTCATTGGGCTTAATCAACCAACCGTGGCCAAGGGTAAAGGCACAGGAGCTTGTAAGTCCCTCACTGTTGGAAATGGAGCAAAGACGTGCGAACTGACCATTAAGGATGGTTTTGATATTGCTGGAGATCTCATCATCGGCAGCAATGGCACCATCGAAGACGATGGAGGCCGGCTAAGTATTGTTGGCGATTGGACCAACTCTGGGAGCTACACTGCCACCGGATCCAACAGAAGAATTTATTTTGCGGGCACCACACAGACCATCGGTGGTTCTTCAGTGACCAATTTTGAAAAGCTGTATATCAACGCTGGCAGTTCAGTTACACTGGCTCAAAACATAATCAACTCCTCCTTCATTGACCTGAGCGGCACTTTTAACCCAACCGAAAACTATGCAGTGAGCGGAACAGGGTCGATTAAAATCAAGGCCGGGGGAGTACTAAAAGTAATGGCCAGCACATTCGCGACCAACTACACCAACAGTGGGGGTACTAACCCTTCCAAAAGCACATCATTGATTGATTATACCTCTTCGTCCGTCAATCAGACCATTGACAACAGCATCAACTACCGGATTTTACAGATTAGCGGAGGCATGACCAAAACACTTTCCGGAAATACCACTATTCAGAACGATCTCCTTATCAACGGAGGTACATTGGATGTTTCCACATTCAGTGCTGACAGAAACTCCGCAGGGGGGAGCCTGGTCATCGCCGGGGGTGCATCTCTGAAAATAGGTGGTACTAATACTTTTCCTGCAGACTATACCTCACATACGCTGGCAACCACCAGCACCGTAGAATACTATGGAGCCAATCAGACTGTCACAAGCGAAGCCTATGGAAACCTGACCCTTAGTAGCTCCAGTGGCTCTGTGGTCAAAACTCTTCCGGGCACTACCCTTAACATAGCCGGAAACTTCACCGCTTCTGCATCGGCAGGCACTTTGGGTTTCACGGCATTAAACACTATGACCATAGCGGGGAATGTAAGCCTGAGTGCCTCCAGCACCTTTGAAGGCTCTACATTTACTCATAGCCTCAGCGGCAACTGGACCAATAATGGCACCTTTAATGGATGTGGCGGGACATTAAATTTCAATGGAGCATCGGCAACAATGAGCGGCAGTGGTACCAATAATTTTGGCAACCTGGTCATTAATGGTAGTGGAACAGTCCTTCATCAAAACTCCTCTTTATCCCTTTGCGGTAATTTTTCAACTGTCAATGGAGGGAGCTTTGTACATACTGCTGGTGGCACAGGCAATATCACCACTACCGGCACTTCCAAAACCATATCCGGATCCAATATCACCCTCAACAACCTCATCATTAGCACCGGTAGCATATCTACCACGAGTACCCTTACACTAGCCGGAGACCTCACCGTCAATGGTCCTCTTTCCGCATCTGCCGGGAATATTACATTTTCCGGCACAGGAAAAACCATTTCAGGTAGTTCTACTATTCAGCTTGCCGGAGTAGAAGTAACAGGCTCTCTATCCACCGCAAGAGATCTTCTCGTTTCATCTAATTTGAGTGTACCCGGTTCTTTTACAGCCACAGCTGGCCAGGTCACCTTCAATGGCACATCCACCTTCTCAGGTACTGCCAATATTTATGACCTGCTCATCACCACTACCGGGAGTCTGGAGATGGGAAGTAACTCCGTCCTGGGGATTGCAGGTACCACCACTCTAGATGCTGGCGGCACCTTTGACGCTGCCACCAACGTACCCAACACCATCGAGTACAATGGTTCTATAGCCCAATCCACTGTTTTCCCCACCTTTCACAACCTGATCCTTTCAGGTGGAAACACTAAAACCCCTTCAAGCGCTCTTACTATTAATGGTGATTTTACACTTGGTGGCAGTACCACATTTGAAGCTGGGGCATTTACACATTCCATCGGTGGAAACTGGACCAACAGCGGTACTTTTACGGCCAACACCTCCACCATTACGCTCAATGGAAGCAATGACTCACAGCTTACCGGAGCAACCACCTTTAACGATCTCACTGTCAACAAAACGAACAACAGCGTAATTACTTTAAATAATAGTATCAACGCCGTGAACCTTACCATGACCTCTGGTGATATCCTCACAGGAGCCAATTCGGTCACCCTGACTGGCAACCGTACAGGAGCTGGCCTGGTCACCGGAACAATCACGCGTAACCTTACCTATGCCACGTCCACTGATTATGCGTTTGAAGGGCCTCATAGTTTTATCAACTTCAGCTCCATCACGGGTTCTATCACCTCCATCACCATGACCTCCACCATTGGCCCCAACAGCACCTTTGCTTCAGCAGCCAGCATCAATAGAACCTATGATATCAGCGTAACCGGCAGTACCACATACAACGCTACTTTGAGCCTGCACTATGAACAGGCCGAGCTGAACGGCAATGTGGAAGGAGCGATGACTTTTTGGAATGATGGAGGTACAGCCACTTGGGTGGATGCTACCAATCTGAATACCACTTTTGACAATACCGACAACTGGGTAGCCAAGTCGGGGCTCACAGACCTGCTCAACAAATGGACTATTTCTGAGGGATTGGTCATTTACAGCTGGGATGGATCAGTAGACACCTCTTGGTCTACCGCAGACAACTGGACACCATCAGGCATCCCAGGCATTCAGGATGTCGTTCATATTGGAGACCTGATATTTACCAACCAACCCACCATCAGCACGTCAGAAAACATCAAAAAAATTTACTTCAATTCTACCACTCCTGGTACGCTCACCATGGCCGCTGGAGCTACACTCATTGTGCAGGGGAATATAGACGGCATCTGGAGCATAGATGCCAATCACACCATCAATGTAGGTGCGCAAACACTCACCACGCTGAGTGATATCGTCCTCAGCAATGGGATCGCCAATAGAGAAATAGATCTGAACATCAGCACCGGAACAGTTAACATTAGCGGTTCCCTCACTCAATCTGAGGCCAATATCACCTTCACGGATGCAGGGAACATCAACATAGACGGAGATTTCAATTACGTAAGTGGCACATTCACCCCAGGCACTTCTACAGTCACTTTCAGTGGATCAGGCTTTCAGGAAATAGGTGGAGTGACCTACAATGACCTTGTCATTGATAAACCGTCCGGAACTGCCACCATAAGTACGGCTGTAACTGTCAACAATAACCTCACACTAACGGACGCAAGCCATTTAGACCTGGAAGGCACTCTAAGTGTTGTAGGGAATATTGATATCGGGGTAGGCACCATCCTCAACGTGCCGGCATCCAGTACTATCAACCTGGGAGGAAACTGGGTGCTTTCCGGCTCTTTTGTCCCTGGATCCGGCACGGTAAATTTCAATGGCTCCGGAGCTCAGTCTGTGGTCGCCACTACTTTCAATGACTTGAGTGTAAACAAAGCAAGTGGAACACTCACTTTGCTTGACGACCTCATCATCAATGGAGATGTAAGCATTCAAAATGGTGCGGTGGAGGTATCTACCTACGATGTGAGCCGAAGTACAGAGGGCGGCACCGTGTCTCTGGGAGCTGGAGCATCTGCGCGGTTTGGAGGAACCAGCCTCCAGATCAATAATTTTTCCAATCTGATCACGGACCCCACGAGCACTATAGAGTTTTATACAACTTCCAGTCGCATTATTCCACCAGTATCCTACGGTAACCTCACCATCACCGGCGGAGGCAGCAACGCCAAAATAATGGTAGGCCCCACGAGTGTGTCAGGCACTCTGACTGTGAGCAGTGGAAGTACGCTAACCGCCCCCTCAACTACCCTCACGCTGGGTGGCGATTTTGTAATGGATGGAACCTTCAATGCTTCCGGAGGTACCTTGATTCTCAACGGAACCGGGAATACCATTGATGGGGACATTACCTATGATGACATAGTGGTAAACGGCAGTTATGATCTGGCAAGTGGCAGCGCCACTATTAATGGTAACCTGGAGGTTTCCTCCACCGGAGATTTTGACGCTGGGGTTATTCCAATTGTTTCGTATGGTGATTTTACCAATTCGGGTATTGTGATATCTGACGGAACTGTCACTTTTGCGGGTACACAAACACAAACCCTTCGCTTATTAAGTGCTATAACCTCTTCATCTACAGGGATTATCAATTTTAATGGTTCATTCCCTCAGGTTTTTAATTCTACCTCCTCTCCGCAATTTGCTACAGTCAATATTAATAATACCGCTCCAATTGTGGCCTCACAACCCTGGACTGTTGTGGTGGAGATGAACGTGGCAGCAGCAGCTAGCTGGGATGGGGGGCCATTAGACCATACTTTTTATGGAAATTTCACTAACAATGGTACCGTGTCAAGCGATGGAAAACTCACCTTTAACCCGTCCAGCCCGGTGAACATAAACCTTGGGACAAATTTCACTACCACCAAGGAGGTGGAGTTTGGGGGTACAGGTCTCATCACCCTTACAGACAGTAATCCGATGTTTGAGTCGGTAACGGTCTCCAATAGTCATGCAGCGGGCCTTTCTCCACTAACCAACTGGACCATCGCTCAGGATTTGCTCATTAAGTCGGGTGCGCAACTCAATGGTGGAGCACTCAGCCATGCAGTATCCGGCTCATGGACAAATAATGGTACTTTCAATGGAGAAACCTCTACAGTCACATTTGATAGCTCCGGTGGCACAGATGCCATCAATGGATCAGGGGCCAATAACTTCAACAACCTAATCTTCGCCACGGGAACCACCATGGATGTGCTAGCTGATGTTAACATTACAGCCGATTTTACCAACAACGGCACTTTAGTAAGCCTTATTGACCAGCTTGTGAAATTTGAAGGCTCGGGAGCATCCATACTAGGAGGTACAGCCACTACCATTTTTGATGGGTTGGAAATAGACAAATCAGCGAATGATGTACAAATGACGGTGGATGCAGAAATAGCAGGAGACCTCATTCTGACCAATGGCCCATTGGACCTTAACGGAAATACACTATCTGTCTCCAATACACTATCCACCGCAGTATCTCGCACCAATGGCTATGTACTGAGCGAAAACACCTCATTCAACAGTGTAATGGCCTGGACGATCGGCAACAACGTGGCAACATACAATTTTCCCTTCGGAAATGCATCTGGTGATTACATTCCGTTTGTCTTTGACCTTAATAGTGGAGATGCCGGAGTAGTTTCGCTGGCCACCTATCCCACCAGCAGCGGCAACCTGCCCCTGCCTCCAGGAGTAGATCATGTGAATACCGACGGAGGTACTGACAACAGCGAAAATACAGTAGATCGCTTCTACCTGATCAATCTAACAGGAGCAACCAGCCCAAACGCAGACATCACCTTCAATGCCTCAGCTGCGGAAGTGGGAACCATCTCCGACCTATTGGCCCAGCGATGGAATGGCGACTGGGAAGCTCCAAAAGCTGGTCAAACCTCAGGTGCCACTTCCGTGACCGTGCCCGGTGTGACAGAATTTTCTCCGTGGGCTATCTCAGGCAATAGTGTCCCCCTACCTGTTGAGCTCATCAGCTTTAAAGGACAACAACAAGGATCAAATGCCATTTTGCAATGGGCAACAGCCACTGAGCGGGATAACGACTATTTCGAAGTACTTAAATCCAGTGATGGTCAAAGCTTTACACCTATTGCAAAAGTACAGGGCACAGGAAATTCATCCACCCTTCAGGAATATTCCCTTGTGGATCAGTCACCCGCTCCCGGGGTGAGCTACTATCAGCTCCGTCAGGTGGACTATGATGGAGCTTTCTCAATGAGCAAAGTCGTCTCCGTTCGTATGATCGATCCGGATTGGGACATTAGCGTATACCCTAACCCTGCTTCTGATTTTATTCATTTGGTCTCTAATGACGATTACTCCAATGAGGTCTCATTGGTACTCTACGACCAACAGGGCAGGGTGAAGATGGAAAAAGTTCTTTCGGAAGTCCATGCCAATCAGGTCTTTGAAATGGACATACAAGCCCTATCATCAGGTCTTTACATCATGAAAGTTTACGGTCCTACCTTCACCAAAATTCTAAAGGTGTACATTCAGTAG
- a CDS encoding heavy-metal-associated domain-containing protein — translation MKTLAITITLSLFFGVTAWAQLEPIKVSDGYQVEIKTSAVCEMCKEALEQDLTFEKGVKSVNLDVDTKVLTIVYNNKKTDPTTLRKRVTLVGYHADTLQRDSEAYENLPLCCKDGAHQDDND, via the coding sequence ATGAAAACTCTTGCAATTACAATCACTTTAAGTCTATTTTTTGGGGTCACCGCATGGGCACAATTAGAACCGATCAAGGTATCAGACGGCTATCAGGTCGAGATTAAAACCTCTGCGGTTTGTGAAATGTGCAAAGAAGCTCTGGAGCAGGATCTTACTTTTGAGAAAGGAGTAAAAAGTGTCAATCTTGATGTTGACACCAAAGTACTTACCATCGTTTACAATAACAAAAAAACAGACCCTACGACTTTGAGAAAGCGTGTCACTCTGGTGGGCTACCACGCTGACACGCTGCAAAGAGATTCTGAAGCTTACGAAAATCTACCCTTATGTTGCAAGGATGGTGCTCATCAGGATGACAATGACTAG